A single Triticum dicoccoides isolate Atlit2015 ecotype Zavitan chromosome 2A, WEW_v2.0, whole genome shotgun sequence DNA region contains:
- the LOC119354370 gene encoding uncharacterized protein LOC119354370 — protein sequence MAALSARPPGNPCRRPATNVHPMELPPPLVSGRLPVPCHIYAWTSTRGEFIISGHHINTPRDVWTEHCDNAVKENNACLCEVLPRLYAGSCEVLARLSTKF from the exons ATGGCCGCCCTATCCGCTCGGCCCCCTGGCAATCCTTGCCGCCGCCCCGCCACAAACGTCCACCCTATGGAGCTCCCTCCTCCACTGGTGTCCGGCCGCCTCCCTGTCCCTTGCCACATCTACGCATGGACCTCTACGAGGGGAGAGTTCATCATCTCAGGGCACCACATCAACACTCCAA GAGATGTGTGGACCGAGCACTGTGACAACGCAGTAAAGGAAAATAATGCATGCTT GTGTGAAGTTCTACCACGGCTATATGCTGGAAGCTGTGAAGTCCTAGCACGGCTCTCCACCAAGTTCTAG